The bacterium DNA window CGAGTCCCGGGGCCCCAGTGGAAAGCGCCAGGCGCTTTCCACTGGGGCCCCGGGACTCGGCAGCGGAGAAGCCGGAATCAGAAGAGAAAGCGGACATTTCTACTTTGGAGAAAACCGGACATTTGTACTTTGGGCCGACATGCCGAGGGGGGGGGATCAGGCCCGTTCCCGGGCAGCCAACGGGCCTTTATCGGGGGTTGCCCTGCGGGAGCAGGGCCTCAGCCCGGCAAGCGCGGCCTTCCTGACCCAGAGCGCGATCTTGTGGTTCATCTTGGTTCCGGTGCTGTATCTCGGTGCTCGTGCGATGCAGATCTTCCGGCGTCTTGGACAGAGCGGCGTCGAGGTCGAAGTGCTTGAACTGGATGCCCTCGCTCCGTTCTCACATTTCGGTCTGCGCCTTGCGTCCTCCCTGCTGGGGGCTTCGGCATTTCCCGTGCTGCTGCTCCTCTTGAGTCGAGACGTGGGCGCGGAGCTCTTGTTCGCCTTCGCGCTCTTCGCTCCTACCTGGATCCTCGGGGCCGCGGCGATGGTCGTTCCTTCACTGGGAATCCACGCTGCGATCCGGGAGGCAAAGCGCGAGGAGCAGGGTCGTATCAGCCTCGCGATCCGCGGTGACCGCAGCGCGATGGCGGGCTCGCCCATCGCGCACGAAGCTGATTCCCTCTCCATCGTCGAACTTCTCGCCTACCGCGATCGCATTGCCGGCCTGCGCGAGTGGCCCTTCGACGCGCGGGTGCTTCGCCAATTTGGGCTCACGATGCTGATCCCTGTGGCATCCTGGGTTGCCGGTGCCCTCGTCGAGCGTGGGATCGATCGGATGATGGGCGATTGATCTGCTCGGAGTTGGCACGCAACCCATCGAAAGGGAGGAGCCACCGTGTCGAATGGCGAATCGGTAAGAATCAGCGGTAGCTGCGATCCTCACTTTGCAGGCGTGCGGGAGGAGTTCTCGAGAAATTTCGCGGAGCGCTCCGAAGTGGGTGCCGCGGTCAGCGTCTACAAGGATGGCTCCAAGGTCGTGGATCTCTGGGGCGGCGTGGTCGATCCCGAGACCCGGGAGCCCTGGGCCGAGGACACGATCGTCTGCATGATGTCGGTCGGCAAATCGATGGCGGCGCTCTGCCTGCTTCAGCTGGTGGATCGGGGTGCGGTCGCACTCGAGGCGCCGGTCGCCACCTACTGGCCCGAGTTCGCTCAGGCCGGAAAGGAAAAGACCACGATTCGCCAGATCCTCGGTGGGCAGGCGGGGTTGATGTACCCGGATCACGCGCCGGCCGACTCGATCTTCGACTGGGACGTGATGGTGGAGGCGCTCGCCAAGCAGAAGCCCGAATGGGAGCCAGGCACGCGCGGCGCCTATCATTCCAGCACGCAGGGGTTCCTGCTCGGTGAAGTCCTAGGGCGGGTCGATGGAAGGCGCTTCGATGCGTTCTTCGCAGAAGAGATTGCCGATCCCCTGGGTGTCGATTTCCAGTACGGGCTCTCCGACGAGGACATCCTCCGCGTCACCGATCTCATCCCCAATCGTGGCAGCACGACGTTCAAGGAGATGGCGACCCCGGGCACGAACTTGAACCGCGCGTGGCGCCCCCAGCCCAAGATCCGGGGCCTGGTGAATTCGGACGTCTTCAGGAAAGCCGTCTTCCCCTCCGGAAACGGCCACGGGAATGCTCGTTCCATCGCACGGATCTACGCTGCGCTGGCCGGCTGTGGCGAGATCGACGGAGTTCGGCTTCTCTCGCCCGAGCTGATCGACGAGCTGCGAAAGCCCGCCTGGGAGGGAACCTGCGACCTCACCCTTCGCCAGTTCCGGTACGGACTGGGCTTCTTCCTGAGCTCCTATCCAGACCCGGAGGCCGGAATGCACTTCACTCCGAACCCACGTTCGTTCGGCCATCTTGGCGCAGGCGGGGCCATCGGGTTCTGCGATCCGGAAGCGGATCTCTCCTTCAGCTACAGCCCGAATTTCATGTGTGCAGGGGCCGGGGTAGGCGATCGCTGCGAGGCGCTGGTCGATGCGACACTGCGCTGCGTACCCGGCTTGCTGGGTTGATCCCGGTCCCACTTCTTGAGCACTCCAGATTGGGATATGCTCGCTCCAATGGCTCAGGACATTCCGCTCCGTTGCACCTGTGGCTCCTTGCAGGGGGTCGCCCGAGGCATGTCGCCAGCCGCAGGGAACCGGGCTCTGTGTTATTGCAAGAGCTGCCAGGCCTTCGCCTTCTTCCTGGGGCGGGCTGACGA harbors:
- a CDS encoding beta-lactamase family protein, whose amino-acid sequence is MSNGESVRISGSCDPHFAGVREEFSRNFAERSEVGAAVSVYKDGSKVVDLWGGVVDPETREPWAEDTIVCMMSVGKSMAALCLLQLVDRGAVALEAPVATYWPEFAQAGKEKTTIRQILGGQAGLMYPDHAPADSIFDWDVMVEALAKQKPEWEPGTRGAYHSSTQGFLLGEVLGRVDGRRFDAFFAEEIADPLGVDFQYGLSDEDILRVTDLIPNRGSTTFKEMATPGTNLNRAWRPQPKIRGLVNSDVFRKAVFPSGNGHGNARSIARIYAALAGCGEIDGVRLLSPELIDELRKPAWEGTCDLTLRQFRYGLGFFLSSYPDPEAGMHFTPNPRSFGHLGAGGAIGFCDPEADLSFSYSPNFMCAGAGVGDRCEALVDATLRCVPGLLG